In one window of Corallococcus macrosporus DNA:
- a CDS encoding SRPBCC domain-containing protein: MATKTRVPQTVDAYLASVEDPAAKKTLTALRTQLRKLLPKATESITYQMPTFKVDGAAVAGFAFFKNHCGYYPFSGSVVPVLEAELDGYATSKSGVTFPPDQPLPAKLVKTLVQARLAEIATRAKKPAAAKKPAAAKKALVTDRVTDAAVKEATGRDWKAWMRALDKAGAAGLAHKQLVALVAREVESGWWQQSIAVAYEQAQGQRVVGQTAATGFQVGVVRTLPMTASALWDWVTTQPERWLGPGATLKAEPGGHYAVPKRRGSPGVSGVVRVVKPGQRLRMTWQPDGWMKPATLQLTVMPKAKGASLHVHMEKLPDAEVREAMRARWSKVLAQVE; encoded by the coding sequence ATGGCCACGAAGACCCGAGTCCCGCAGACGGTGGATGCCTATCTCGCCAGCGTGGAGGACCCCGCGGCGAAGAAGACCCTGACGGCCCTACGCACGCAGCTGCGGAAGCTGCTCCCCAAGGCCACTGAATCCATCACCTACCAGATGCCCACCTTCAAGGTGGACGGGGCCGCCGTGGCGGGCTTCGCGTTCTTCAAGAACCACTGCGGCTACTACCCCTTCAGCGGCAGCGTGGTGCCAGTGCTTGAGGCGGAACTGGACGGCTACGCCACGTCGAAGAGTGGCGTCACCTTCCCGCCAGACCAGCCGCTCCCGGCGAAGCTGGTGAAGACACTGGTGCAGGCGCGGCTCGCGGAGATCGCCACGCGCGCGAAGAAGCCGGCGGCCGCGAAGAAGCCCGCCGCCGCGAAGAAGGCGCTCGTCACCGACCGCGTCACCGACGCCGCCGTGAAGGAGGCCACCGGACGTGACTGGAAGGCCTGGATGCGCGCCCTGGACAAGGCGGGAGCGGCAGGGTTGGCCCACAAGCAGCTCGTCGCGCTCGTGGCCCGCGAGGTCGAGTCCGGTTGGTGGCAGCAGTCCATCGCGGTGGCGTACGAGCAGGCCCAGGGCCAGCGCGTGGTGGGCCAGACCGCCGCCACGGGCTTCCAGGTGGGCGTGGTGCGCACGCTGCCGATGACTGCCTCCGCGCTATGGGATTGGGTCACGACCCAGCCGGAGCGCTGGCTGGGCCCGGGCGCGACGCTGAAGGCCGAGCCGGGTGGGCACTATGCCGTCCCCAAGCGTCGCGGGTCCCCCGGCGTCAGCGGGGTGGTCCGCGTGGTGAAGCCCGGGCAGCGTCTGCGCATGACCTGGCAGCCGGACGGCTGGATGAAGCCGGCGACGTTGCAGCTCACGGTGATGCCGAAGGCGAAGGGGGCCTCCCTCCACGTGCACATGGAGAAGCTCCCGGACGCGGAGGTCCGAGAGGCCATGCGGGCGCGCTGGTCGAAGGTCCTCGCCCAGGTCGAATAG
- a CDS encoding macrolide family glycosyltransferase produces the protein MTKRDGSSRQCPSKESAMSRRAHIAMVSIPAHGHVNPSLELIRELVARGHRVTYANDAAFADVITRTGAELRPYQSRLPREGVPGKDWPEDLVGQLDMFLDDAMAMLPQLRAAYEHDRPDLFLYDIGCSTARILAENWGIPAVQLSPSMVAWEGYEQDMAAMVESLRTEPRAVAHYQRYSAWLKECGVAETDAMLFVGKPPRGLVLIPRALQPHADRVDRKRFSFVGPCFGDRSAQGSWQRPPGVEKVLLVSLGSTFTHQAGFYRACLAAFGGLPGWHVVLQIGKHVAMEELGAIPDNVEVHRWVPQLAVLEQADAFVTHAGMGGSQEGLYCGVPMIAVPQATDQFANADQLVALGVARRLDTEQATADALRSALLQLTEDPAVAARLAALEKELRAEAGAARAAALLEEEFRL, from the coding sequence ATGACGAAACGAGACGGTTCGTCTCGCCAATGCCCTTCCAAGGAGAGCGCCATGTCTCGCCGCGCCCACATCGCGATGGTCAGCATTCCCGCGCACGGCCACGTCAACCCGAGCCTGGAGCTGATCCGGGAGCTGGTGGCCCGGGGCCACCGGGTGACGTACGCCAACGACGCGGCCTTCGCGGACGTCATCACCCGCACGGGTGCCGAGCTGCGCCCCTATCAATCCCGCCTGCCGCGCGAAGGAGTACCGGGCAAGGACTGGCCAGAGGACCTGGTGGGGCAGCTCGACATGTTCCTCGATGACGCCATGGCCATGCTTCCGCAGCTGCGCGCGGCCTATGAGCACGACCGGCCGGACCTCTTCCTGTACGACATCGGCTGCTCGACGGCGCGAATCCTCGCGGAGAACTGGGGCATTCCCGCGGTCCAGCTCTCCCCCAGCATGGTGGCCTGGGAGGGCTACGAGCAGGACATGGCCGCGATGGTGGAGTCGCTGCGCACCGAGCCCCGCGCCGTGGCGCACTACCAGCGCTACTCCGCCTGGCTGAAGGAGTGCGGCGTGGCGGAGACCGACGCCATGCTCTTCGTCGGGAAGCCGCCGCGCGGCCTGGTGCTCATCCCGCGTGCGCTCCAGCCCCACGCGGACCGGGTGGACCGCAAGCGCTTCAGCTTCGTGGGGCCGTGCTTCGGAGATCGCTCGGCGCAGGGTTCGTGGCAGCGCCCTCCGGGCGTGGAGAAGGTGCTGCTGGTGTCGCTCGGCTCGACCTTCACCCACCAGGCCGGATTCTACCGCGCGTGCCTCGCGGCCTTCGGAGGGCTTCCCGGCTGGCACGTCGTGCTGCAGATCGGCAAGCACGTGGCCATGGAGGAGCTGGGCGCGATTCCGGACAACGTGGAGGTCCACCGCTGGGTCCCGCAGCTCGCGGTGCTCGAGCAGGCTGACGCGTTCGTCACCCACGCGGGCATGGGCGGTTCGCAGGAAGGCCTCTACTGCGGGGTGCCGATGATCGCCGTGCCCCAGGCGACGGATCAGTTCGCCAACGCCGACCAACTGGTCGCGCTCGGCGTCGCGCGGCGGCTGGACACGGAGCAGGCCACCGCGGACGCGCTGCGCTCGGCGCTGCTCCAGCTCACGGAGGACCCAGCAGTCGCGGCCCGGCTCGCGGCCCTCGAGAAGGAGCTGCGAGCGGAGGCGGGAGCCGCGCGCGCCGCGGCGCTGCTGGAGGAGGAGTTCCGCCTGTGA
- a CDS encoding TetR/AcrR family transcriptional regulator — protein MADPKPPEPSRRSERSRQAILTAAVELVGEVGYARVTVEAIAARAGVGKQTIYRWWPSKGAVVLDAFVELSGGSQPAALPDTGNLEADLRTVLRATAKELTDPRFELPSRALTAESQMDPALAQQFVEAVLRPHLKAIQERLRSAQRAGQVAKGVDLAVAVELLVGPLFHRWLLRTAPLTSAYADTVVELVIAALRPPPRGR, from the coding sequence ATGGCTGACCCAAAGCCCCCGGAACCGTCCCGCCGCAGTGAACGCTCCCGCCAGGCCATCCTCACCGCGGCCGTCGAGCTCGTCGGAGAGGTGGGCTACGCGCGTGTGACGGTCGAGGCCATCGCGGCGCGGGCGGGGGTGGGCAAGCAGACCATCTACCGGTGGTGGCCCTCCAAGGGGGCGGTGGTGCTGGACGCCTTCGTGGAGCTGAGCGGTGGCAGCCAGCCCGCGGCGCTGCCGGACACCGGGAACCTGGAGGCCGACCTGCGGACGGTGCTGCGCGCCACGGCGAAGGAGCTCACGGATCCGCGCTTCGAGTTGCCCTCCCGGGCGCTCACCGCCGAGTCCCAGATGGACCCCGCGCTGGCGCAGCAGTTCGTGGAGGCCGTGCTGCGCCCGCACCTGAAGGCCATTCAGGAGCGGCTGCGCTCGGCACAGCGCGCGGGCCAGGTCGCGAAGGGGGTGGACCTGGCCGTCGCGGTGGAGCTGCTCGTCGGGCCGCTCTTCCACCGGTGGCTGCTTCGCACCGCGCCCCTCACGAGCGCGTACGCGGACACGGTGGTGGAGTTGGTCATCGCCGCGCTGCGACCGCCGCCAAGGGGACGCTAG
- a CDS encoding sensor histidine kinase, with product MPERFPVAKPATIHRLLLVAGMLTWAVVGFAHVEDLAREPARWTAPGTLLWAIALLVFGGAFWRQAHEQGRGEVPLLAAQSIAALVCLASGESRLDGALLAICSSQVPEILPQRRALAWVAAQVGLMLAVFAFQHPPVQALVQTLIYTGFQGFTFGTALVMVREAEARRELARVHAELQATQVLLATREREGERLRIARELHDSVGHHLTALSLNLEAAAHTAKDSASTEHLRRAREAARTLLSEVRRTVTALRESPMPLLPSLRALAEGVPGLAVHLDVPEALALESSEAAHSLFRCVQEVLTNTLRHAGARNLWITLMPTEDGGVRVHARDDGSGAPRVTPGAGLTGMRERFTRLGGRVEWHAAAGRGLELEAWLPASTERGVGT from the coding sequence ATGCCCGAGCGGTTCCCCGTGGCCAAGCCCGCCACCATCCATCGCCTGCTGCTCGTCGCCGGGATGCTGACCTGGGCCGTGGTCGGCTTCGCGCATGTCGAAGACCTCGCGCGTGAGCCCGCGCGGTGGACGGCCCCGGGCACGCTGCTGTGGGCCATTGCGCTCCTCGTCTTCGGCGGGGCCTTCTGGCGTCAGGCGCACGAGCAGGGCAGGGGCGAGGTGCCGCTGCTCGCCGCGCAGTCGATCGCGGCGCTGGTGTGCCTTGCCTCGGGGGAGAGCAGGCTGGACGGCGCGCTGCTCGCCATCTGTTCGAGCCAGGTCCCCGAAATCCTCCCGCAGCGCCGGGCGCTGGCGTGGGTGGCGGCCCAGGTGGGGCTCATGCTGGCCGTGTTCGCCTTCCAGCACCCGCCCGTCCAGGCCCTGGTGCAGACGCTCATCTACACCGGCTTCCAGGGCTTCACGTTCGGCACGGCGCTGGTGATGGTCCGCGAGGCCGAGGCCCGCCGCGAGCTGGCCCGCGTCCACGCGGAGCTCCAGGCCACGCAGGTGCTGCTCGCCACCCGTGAGCGCGAGGGCGAGCGGCTGCGCATCGCCCGCGAGCTGCACGACTCCGTGGGGCACCACCTCACCGCGCTCAGCCTCAACCTGGAGGCCGCCGCGCACACCGCGAAGGACTCCGCCTCCACCGAACACCTGCGCCGCGCCCGCGAGGCCGCGCGCACGCTCCTGTCCGAGGTGCGCCGCACGGTGACGGCGCTGCGCGAGTCGCCCATGCCGCTGTTGCCGTCGCTGCGCGCGCTCGCGGAGGGCGTCCCGGGACTGGCGGTCCACCTGGACGTCCCCGAAGCGCTCGCGCTGGAATCCTCCGAGGCGGCGCACTCGCTGTTCCGCTGCGTGCAGGAGGTCCTCACCAATACGCTGCGCCATGCGGGGGCCCGCAACCTGTGGATCACCCTCATGCCCACGGAGGACGGCGGGGTGCGGGTGCACGCGAGGGATGACGGAAGCGGCGCGCCGCGGGTGACGCCCGGCGCGGGGCTCACCGGCATGCGGGAGAGGTTCACCCGGCTGGGCGGCCGCGTGGAGTGGCACGCGGCGGCGGGACGGGGGCTGGAGCTGGAGGCCTGGCTGCCGGCCTCGACGGAGCGCGGAGTGGGCACGTGA
- a CDS encoding response regulator transcription factor produces MNSTIRLVLADDHALVRQGLRSLLDLTPDLRVVGEAADGEEALRKVAELDPDVVLMDVRMPRMTGLDALRALRLTDPERRVVLLTTFDEDTALIEALRAGVQGFLLKDVSLEELADAIRRVASGQTLLPPGIAERVARGMAEVPRDFPHADLPEGLTRREVEVLRLIARGLSNREIADALGTAEGTVKNQTSSILSKLGVRDRTRAVLRAMELGCL; encoded by the coding sequence GTGAACAGCACCATCCGGTTGGTGCTCGCGGATGATCACGCCCTGGTGCGACAGGGGCTGCGCAGCCTGCTGGACCTCACGCCCGACCTGCGGGTGGTGGGCGAGGCCGCCGACGGCGAGGAGGCGCTGCGCAAGGTCGCGGAGCTGGACCCGGACGTGGTGCTCATGGACGTGCGCATGCCGCGCATGACGGGGCTGGATGCCCTGCGCGCGCTGCGCCTCACGGATCCGGAGCGGCGGGTGGTGCTGCTCACCACCTTCGACGAGGACACCGCGCTCATCGAGGCGCTGCGCGCGGGAGTGCAGGGCTTCCTCCTCAAGGACGTGTCCCTGGAGGAGCTGGCGGACGCCATCCGGCGCGTCGCCTCCGGACAGACGCTGCTGCCCCCCGGCATCGCGGAGCGCGTGGCGCGAGGCATGGCGGAGGTGCCCCGGGACTTCCCCCACGCGGACCTGCCGGAAGGGCTCACCCGCCGCGAGGTGGAGGTGCTGCGCCTCATCGCGCGGGGGCTGAGCAACCGGGAGATCGCGGACGCGCTGGGCACGGCGGAGGGGACGGTGAAGAACCAGACCTCCAGCATCCTCTCCAAGCTGGGTGTGAGGGACCGCACCCGCGCCGTGCTGCGGGCCATGGAGCTGGGCTGCCTCTAG
- a CDS encoding serine hydrolase domain-containing protein: MTALPVLAAAPPAVRIQPARIDAVFKDYSGPSNPGCALGIYQDGRILYSRGYGTADLNQGTPITPNTLFDVGSVSKQFAAASVVLLANEGKLSLTDDIRKYLPELPDQGTPITVDHLLHHTSGLRDYNDLLFLKGFHYEDVTDDDDALDVIARQRALRFKPGTRFEYSNSGYFLAALIVKRVTGQNLAAFAKERFFQPLGMARSHFRDDYTAVVPGRATAYAPAGKGSFQLDMSNWNQLGDGQVQTSVTELVKWDENFSTARVGGRALIDGLQVRGVLNSGASTSYGRGLFLDTYRGAQRVHHSGAWGGYRAALMRFPEHHLSIAILCNRADMRPDIAERVADLVLGNALQSADPKAAAPAVTAAAASGDLARYAGLYYDGDAYRVVTVRQQDGRLELVFPGRALPLRPAGGDRFDVEGIPITLLFAGEQMSFLRSGGIRTDFKRVQPAGPTSDDAWKQLVGAYSSPELDVTWRIELKDGKAVLKGRTLGSPPLVPAFADAFTTPHGLLRLTRDAAGQVTGFLFGDLRFERKKP, encoded by the coding sequence ATGACGGCGCTTCCGGTCCTGGCCGCCGCGCCTCCAGCCGTCCGCATCCAGCCGGCTCGCATCGACGCGGTGTTCAAGGACTACAGCGGCCCTTCGAATCCGGGCTGTGCTCTCGGCATCTATCAGGATGGCCGGATCCTCTACTCCCGGGGCTACGGCACGGCGGACCTCAATCAGGGGACGCCCATCACGCCCAACACCCTGTTCGACGTCGGGTCGGTGTCGAAGCAGTTCGCCGCCGCGAGCGTCGTGCTGCTGGCCAACGAGGGGAAGCTCTCGCTGACGGATGACATCCGGAAGTACCTGCCGGAGCTGCCGGACCAAGGCACGCCCATCACCGTGGACCACCTGCTCCACCACACGAGCGGGCTGCGCGACTACAACGACCTGCTCTTCCTCAAGGGCTTCCACTACGAGGACGTCACCGATGACGACGACGCCCTGGACGTCATCGCCCGCCAGCGCGCGCTGAGGTTCAAGCCCGGGACGCGCTTTGAATACAGCAACAGTGGCTACTTCCTGGCGGCGCTCATCGTGAAGCGCGTCACGGGCCAGAACCTGGCCGCGTTCGCGAAGGAGCGGTTCTTCCAGCCACTGGGGATGGCCCGGAGCCACTTCCGCGACGACTACACGGCCGTCGTCCCTGGCCGCGCCACGGCCTACGCCCCTGCCGGCAAGGGGAGCTTCCAACTGGACATGTCGAACTGGAACCAACTGGGGGACGGACAGGTCCAGACCAGCGTCACCGAGCTGGTCAAATGGGATGAGAACTTCTCCACCGCCAGGGTGGGCGGGCGCGCGCTCATCGACGGGCTCCAGGTGCGTGGGGTCCTGAACTCGGGCGCCAGCACGTCCTATGGACGGGGGCTGTTCCTGGACACCTATCGCGGCGCGCAGCGCGTCCATCACTCCGGGGCCTGGGGCGGCTATCGCGCGGCGCTGATGCGCTTCCCGGAGCACCACCTCTCCATCGCCATCCTCTGCAACCGGGCGGACATGAGACCGGACATCGCCGAGCGCGTGGCGGACCTCGTCCTGGGCAATGCCTTGCAGTCGGCCGATCCGAAGGCCGCGGCGCCCGCCGTCACGGCCGCGGCCGCGAGCGGGGACCTCGCCCGGTACGCCGGGCTCTACTACGACGGGGACGCCTACCGCGTGGTGACGGTCCGCCAGCAGGACGGCAGGCTGGAGCTGGTCTTCCCTGGACGGGCGCTCCCGCTGCGGCCCGCGGGCGGAGACCGCTTCGACGTGGAGGGGATCCCCATCACCCTGCTCTTCGCGGGCGAGCAGATGTCGTTCCTGCGCAGCGGGGGGATCCGGACCGACTTCAAGCGCGTGCAGCCGGCCGGCCCGACCTCCGACGACGCCTGGAAGCAGTTGGTGGGCGCGTATTCCAGCCCCGAGCTGGACGTGACCTGGCGCATCGAGCTGAAGGACGGGAAGGCGGTGCTGAAGGGACGCACCCTGGGAAGCCCTCCGCTGGTGCCCGCCTTCGCCGATGCGTTCACCACGCCCCACGGCCTGCTGCGCCTCACCCGGGATGCCGCCGGACAGGTGACGGGCTTCCTCTTCGGGGACCTGCGCTTCGAGCGGAAGAAGCCCTAG